Proteins from a genomic interval of Candidatus Hydrogenedentota bacterium:
- a CDS encoding membrane integrity-associated transporter subunit PqiC: MRILGVAGVVLVAAGCVSAPKLAYHTLDLAAASPSQASAVNVVVDQIRAAEPLRRNEILIKKSPTEIEYYATHQWAASLSELVTQKLGAEFGPRDPEKDTILVYGTLLAFEQVDTPEGAKVHVRLDVQFRPEGAGRYEEPALEAVYENALQQESSVAAQGASIDETVRAVVRALSDRIGALAANIRADAARAQELVSKAKESGPDS, encoded by the coding sequence ATGCGGATACTCGGAGTTGCTGGTGTAGTACTGGTCGCGGCAGGGTGTGTTTCCGCGCCGAAACTCGCCTATCACACCCTCGATCTCGCCGCGGCGTCCCCTTCGCAGGCGTCCGCCGTGAACGTGGTCGTGGACCAGATCCGCGCCGCGGAGCCACTGCGGCGCAATGAAATCCTGATCAAGAAGAGCCCCACGGAGATCGAGTATTACGCGACGCACCAATGGGCGGCGAGCCTCTCGGAACTGGTCACGCAGAAGCTCGGCGCCGAATTCGGCCCGCGCGACCCCGAGAAAGACACCATCTTGGTTTACGGTACGCTCTTGGCGTTCGAACAGGTGGACACGCCGGAAGGCGCGAAGGTGCACGTGCGCCTGGACGTGCAGTTTCGCCCCGAAGGCGCGGGCCGCTATGAAGAACCGGCGCTCGAAGCGGTGTACGAAAACGCGCTGCAGCAGGAATCAAGCGTTGCCGCGCAGGGCGCATCGATCGACGAGACCGTGCGCGCCGTCGTGCGCGCACTGTCGGACCGGATCGGCGCGCTGGCGGCGAATATCCGTGCGGACGCCGCACGGGCACAGGAACTGGTGTCGAAAGCCAAGGAATCCGGTCCGGATTCCTGA
- a CDS encoding acyloxyacyl hydrolase, whose amino-acid sequence MSVKAHYRVFMLLASLLAAATAGADVTFSEGHWRLELSGGAGIHSGSTDRQGNTLVTGSVEYEFPATARTTLGLRLLPLLIYDQDDYATAVGGGIGLSGRLYQHAQEYRGWFGELEASAVGHDGKIRGNSASVNFLTGVGVGYKFKSNWHATLRYEHISNAGLGKNNAGANSIGLAFGYTF is encoded by the coding sequence ATGAGTGTTAAGGCACATTATCGCGTGTTCATGTTGCTGGCCAGCCTGCTGGCCGCCGCTACGGCGGGGGCGGACGTGACATTCAGCGAGGGACACTGGCGCCTGGAGCTGTCCGGCGGGGCGGGCATTCATTCCGGCAGCACGGACCGGCAGGGCAACACGCTGGTGACCGGGTCGGTCGAGTATGAGTTTCCGGCGACCGCGCGCACCACGCTCGGCCTGCGCCTGCTCCCGCTCCTGATCTACGATCAGGACGACTACGCAACGGCAGTCGGCGGCGGAATCGGGCTGAGCGGGCGGCTGTACCAGCACGCGCAGGAGTATCGCGGCTGGTTCGGCGAACTGGAGGCGAGCGCAGTGGGCCACGACGGCAAGATCCGCGGTAACAGCGCCAGCGTGAATTTCCTCACCGGCGTGGGTGTCGGTTACAAGTTCAAGAGCAACTGGCACGCCACGCTCCGCTACGAACACATCTCAAACGCCGGGCTGGGCAAAAACAACGCCGGCGCCAACTCGATCGGCCTCGCCTTCGGATATACCTTCTAG